Proteins encoded together in one Saccharopolyspora pogona window:
- the tgmB gene encoding ATP-grasp ribosomal peptide maturase, which yields MGAASVLVISQDLDITADLVIAELARRDVGVVRFDLADFPEALTQVAYLVPGRTRWTGALRGRVRDVDLSAVESVWYRKPSPFALAPGMTRTEQQWAAAEARVGFGGLLAALDVRWVSRPDLIAVAGYKPLQMAVAVACGLAVPESLVTNDPAQARDFCWAHRKAGVIYKPLTGGPGSENGDRVALRADTVSAGEITDGVRRTTHLFQVRVPCAYAVRVTVVGDRLFAARIDTPPGVDTVDWRAVHDQLTWTPIDVPDDVAAGLRAVMGRLGLAYAAPDFIVDHDGRWQFHGDLNPNGQWAWIESLRPAITRALADELTQGRS from the coding sequence ATGGGTGCTGCCTCAGTTTTGGTTATTAGCCAGGACCTCGACATCACGGCCGACCTGGTGATCGCCGAGCTCGCCCGGCGGGACGTCGGTGTGGTTCGTTTCGACCTCGCGGATTTTCCCGAGGCCTTGACCCAGGTCGCCTATCTGGTGCCGGGCCGTACCCGGTGGACCGGCGCGCTGCGTGGCCGGGTGCGCGATGTGGACCTGTCCGCTGTGGAGAGTGTCTGGTACCGCAAGCCGTCACCGTTCGCGCTGGCCCCAGGGATGACCAGAACGGAGCAGCAGTGGGCGGCCGCCGAAGCACGCGTGGGCTTCGGCGGCCTGCTCGCTGCGCTCGATGTGCGGTGGGTCAGCCGCCCGGACCTGATCGCCGTAGCCGGCTACAAACCTCTGCAGATGGCGGTGGCGGTGGCCTGTGGCCTGGCGGTGCCGGAGTCGTTGGTGACCAACGACCCTGCTCAGGCTCGCGATTTCTGCTGGGCCCACCGGAAGGCCGGGGTGATCTACAAGCCGTTGACCGGTGGCCCGGGGTCGGAGAACGGTGACCGTGTCGCGCTGCGCGCGGATACCGTGTCGGCCGGGGAGATCACCGACGGGGTCCGGCGCACTACGCACTTGTTCCAGGTCCGGGTTCCGTGCGCGTACGCGGTGCGGGTCACCGTCGTCGGTGACCGGCTGTTCGCCGCCCGTATCGACACCCCGCCCGGTGTGGACACAGTGGACTGGCGTGCGGTGCATGACCAGCTGACCTGGACCCCGATCGACGTGCCCGACGACGTCGCTGCAGGGCTTCGCGCAGTGATGGGCAGGCTCGGCCTAGCCTACGCCGCACCCGATTTCATCGTCGACCACGACGGCCGGTGGCAGTTCCATGGCGACCTGAACCCGAACGGCCAGTGGGCATGGATCGAATCGTTACGCCCGGCCATCACCCGGGCCCTTGCCGACGAACTCACCCAAGGAAGGTCATGA
- the tgmA gene encoding putative ATP-grasp-modified RiPP, giving the protein MSSVLDDPAVLNPLPARQAALTVSSDVPSEGAVRPFGLTRAKALGEGEAVVSLPAVSYDAVRQLNVDAGERPFVDSPDVIVAGTSYDTQYDMQWFVDQD; this is encoded by the coding sequence ATGAGCAGCGTTCTTGATGATCCTGCTGTGCTGAATCCGTTGCCGGCACGGCAGGCGGCGCTGACGGTGTCGTCGGATGTGCCGTCGGAGGGTGCGGTCCGGCCGTTCGGGCTGACGCGGGCGAAAGCCTTGGGCGAGGGTGAGGCGGTGGTATCGCTGCCGGCCGTCAGCTATGACGCGGTCCGGCAGCTCAACGTCGACGCCGGCGAGCGCCCGTTCGTCGACTCGCCTGATGTGATCGTGGCGGGGACGTCGTACGACACGCAGTACGACATGCAGTGGTTTGTCGACCAGGACTGA